A genomic region of bacterium contains the following coding sequences:
- a CDS encoding MIP/aquaporin family protein produces MTAKECVAEVLGTFILVFFGNMAVHMAVYTGSMDLWGVSMLWGLAVVMACYAVGPVSGAHLNPAVTIAMACYRAFPWKKVFPYIVSQVIGAFAAASLMACLWRGFTPAVAEKLGVVIGQPGSQKLMMVFSCFFPNPGIGVDEAAWAKVTPGTAFTVEVVVTAVLVFMILALTEDRHQGAPKSNLVTWFIGLLVAALIGISAPLTMTCMNPARDLGPRIYGYLAGYGEIAFPGPRGVEWWLYIAGPIAGALLGGAVYEWVLRPLFGRVDLKAGQGLDLPEGGTNLKAEA; encoded by the coding sequence ATGACAGCCAAGGAATGCGTCGCTGAGGTGCTTGGCACTTTTATTTTGGTCTTCTTCGGCAATATGGCCGTGCACATGGCGGTTTACACCGGCTCGATGGATCTCTGGGGCGTCTCGATGCTCTGGGGGCTGGCGGTGGTCATGGCCTGCTACGCGGTCGGACCCGTTTCGGGCGCCCATCTCAATCCCGCCGTGACGATTGCTATGGCTTGTTACCGGGCTTTCCCCTGGAAAAAAGTTTTCCCCTACATCGTCAGCCAAGTCATCGGCGCCTTCGCCGCCGCCTCGCTGATGGCCTGCCTCTGGCGCGGCTTCACTCCGGCCGTCGCCGAGAAGCTCGGCGTGGTCATCGGCCAGCCCGGCTCGCAGAAACTCATGATGGTCTTCAGCTGCTTCTTCCCCAATCCCGGCATCGGCGTCGACGAAGCGGCTTGGGCCAAGGTCACGCCCGGCACCGCCTTCACCGTCGAAGTCGTGGTCACCGCCGTCTTGGTCTTCATGATCCTGGCGCTGACCGAGGACCGCCACCAAGGCGCTCCCAAATCCAATTTGGTGACCTGGTTCATCGGCCTCTTGGTCGCCGCCTTGATCGGCATCAGCGCTCCGCTCACCATGACCTGCATGAATCCGGCCCGCGACCTCGGCCCCCGGATTTACGGTTACCTGGCTGGTTACGGCGAGATCGCCTTCCCCGGCCCCCGCGGCGTCGAGTGGTGGCTCTACATCGCGGGCCCGATCGCCGGCGCCCTGCTCGGCGGCGCGGTCTACGAATGGGTCTTGCGGCCGCTTTTCGGCCGAGTCGATCTCAAGGCCGGCCAAGGCCTGGACCTGCCCGAGGGCGGGACCAATCTCAAAGCCGAGGCTTAA
- a CDS encoding symmetrical bis(5'-nucleosyl)-tetraphosphatase, translated as MSTYAIGDIQGCFLTLQKLLEKIGFDPAADRLWLLGDLVNRGPRSLEVLRWASGHGDRVQAVLGNHDLHLLARAAGIDKAKSRDTLDPILKAPDRDDLLAWLKGRPLFHREGANAMVHGGLAPDWDMARAEALAREAEAAIRGGGFAAALKTMNDPRPRRWKESLAGPEREAAILHIFTRIRMVRENGQLDFEFKGAPDQAPAGSWPWFEAEERNRDPARLFFGHWAALGLRIGQTWVGLDSGCVWGRSLSAMRLEDGIIFQESFCD; from the coding sequence ATGTCCACTTACGCGATTGGCGACATCCAAGGCTGCTTTCTCACCCTACAAAAACTGCTCGAAAAAATCGGCTTCGATCCGGCCGCCGACCGGCTCTGGCTGCTGGGCGACTTGGTCAACCGCGGCCCCCGTTCGCTGGAAGTGCTGCGTTGGGCTTCGGGGCACGGCGACCGGGTCCAAGCGGTGCTGGGCAACCACGACCTCCACCTGCTGGCTCGGGCCGCCGGCATCGACAAGGCCAAGAGCCGCGACACGCTCGACCCGATCTTGAAGGCGCCGGACCGCGACGATCTGCTCGCCTGGCTCAAGGGCCGTCCGCTCTTCCATCGCGAGGGCGCCAACGCCATGGTCCATGGCGGCTTGGCCCCGGATTGGGACATGGCCCGGGCCGAAGCGCTGGCTCGGGAGGCCGAGGCCGCGATCCGCGGCGGGGGCTTCGCCGCCGCGCTGAAGACGATGAACGACCCGCGGCCCCGCCGCTGGAAAGAGAGCTTGGCCGGGCCCGAACGCGAGGCCGCCATCCTGCATATCTTCACCCGGATCCGGATGGTCCGGGAAAACGGCCAGCTCGATTTCGAGTTCAAGGGCGCGCCGGACCAGGCGCCGGCCGGAAGCTGGCCCTGGTTCGAGGCCGAGGAAAGGAACCGGGACCCGGCCCGCCTCTTTTTCGGCCATTGGGCCGCCCTGGGCCTGCGCATCGGCCAGACTTGGGTCGGCCTCGACAGCGGCTGCGTCTGGGGCCGGAGCCTCAGCGCGATGCGGCTGGAGGACGGCATCATCTTTCAGGAATCCTTTTGCGATTAA
- a CDS encoding 4Fe-4S dicluster-binding protein: MAEVTENKTENAPAADPNAWVPNFTLPKDAEGRSVLVASSPPESEYKKVKLKKKPKTVAVVDEDSCVGCEYCVHVCPIPNCLALVSVEGRSPQIETTCVVNEDTCIACRNCEEACPYDAIHVVKREEIDLWKHSVNLPKMAVGEE, translated from the coding sequence ATGGCCGAAGTGACTGAAAACAAAACCGAAAACGCCCCCGCCGCCGATCCCAATGCCTGGGTGCCCAATTTCACCCTGCCGAAGGACGCCGAAGGCCGTTCGGTGCTGGTCGCCTCCAGCCCTCCGGAATCGGAATACAAAAAGGTCAAATTGAAGAAAAAGCCCAAGACCGTCGCGGTGGTGGACGAGGATTCCTGCGTGGGCTGCGAATACTGCGTCCACGTCTGCCCCATTCCCAACTGCCTGGCCCTGGTTTCGGTGGAAGGCCGATCGCCCCAGATCGAGACAACCTGCGTGGTCAACGAGGACACCTGCATCGCCTGCCGCAACTGCGAAGAAGCCTGCCCCTACGACGCCATCCACGTCGTCAAGCGGGAGGAAATCGACCTCTGGAAACACTCGGTCAACCTGCCGAAAATGGCCGTCGGCGAAGAATAA
- the hisG gene encoding ATP phosphoribosyltransferase, producing MPPKKAKLPVPVPQLKFGFPKGSLQDSTFRLFGKAGYKVSVGSRAYIPSVDDPELSGLLIRSQEMARYVEDEVLDAGMCGRDWVLENNADVVEVCELKYSKQTNRPIRWVVAVPNDSPIHSLKQLQGKRIATELVGFTQRYLKKHGVKANVEFSWGATEVKPPVLADAIVELTETGSSLKANNLRILETILESVTVLIANKKAFQNPWKRKKIENIAMLLQGAILAEEKVGLKMNVPKKSLDQVLAKLPALNSPTISHLSNEEWVSLEVILDERTVRDIIPEIKRAGASGIVEYPLNKVIP from the coding sequence ATGCCACCCAAAAAAGCGAAGCTGCCCGTCCCGGTTCCCCAGCTCAAGTTCGGCTTTCCGAAGGGCAGCCTCCAGGATTCGACCTTCCGGCTCTTCGGAAAGGCCGGCTACAAGGTTTCGGTGGGCTCGCGGGCCTATATCCCCTCGGTCGACGACCCCGAGCTCTCGGGCCTGCTGATCCGCTCGCAGGAGATGGCCCGCTACGTCGAGGATGAAGTCCTCGACGCCGGCATGTGCGGCCGCGACTGGGTGCTGGAAAACAACGCCGACGTCGTCGAGGTCTGCGAGCTGAAGTACTCCAAGCAGACCAACCGCCCGATCCGCTGGGTGGTCGCGGTGCCCAACGACTCGCCGATCCACAGCCTGAAGCAGCTCCAGGGCAAGCGGATCGCGACCGAGCTGGTCGGCTTCACCCAGCGCTACCTGAAGAAGCACGGCGTGAAGGCCAACGTCGAGTTCTCTTGGGGCGCCACCGAGGTCAAGCCGCCGGTCTTAGCCGACGCCATCGTCGAGCTGACCGAGACCGGCTCCTCGCTCAAGGCCAACAACCTCCGCATCCTCGAGACCATCCTCGAGTCGGTGACGGTCCTCATCGCCAACAAGAAGGCCTTTCAGAATCCCTGGAAGCGGAAGAAGATCGAGAACATCGCGATGCTGCTCCAGGGCGCCATCCTGGCCGAGGAAAAGGTCGGCCTGAAGATGAACGTTCCCAAGAAGAGCCTCGACCAGGTCTTGGCCAAGCTGCCGGCCCTCAACTCGCCGACCATTTCCCACCTGAGCAACGAGGAATGGGTCAGCCTGGAAGTGATTTTGGACGAGCGGACGGTCCGCGACATCATCCCCGAGATCAAGCGGGCCGGGGCTTCCGGCATCGTCGAATACCCCTTGAACAAGGTGATTCCTTGA
- a CDS encoding type II CAAX endopeptidase family protein, whose translation MTKKESRATQAFALYCFLVAIYLSVGGLLQFKLGLLGITINEVFILALPAILYAKLSGLALKKVFPIRRPQFQEVLLVLLATALLIIPIALLVELQTKIWPLPSSVETFYEELMRRETWWEGGLKFLVLAVVPAICEELFFRGLLQGMMVSSFGVWKGLLLTALFFAIAHVNPWYFLYYFLLGAFLGGIRHWRNNLALCMIAHLGNNLYSLYG comes from the coding sequence ATGACGAAAAAAGAGTCCCGCGCCACCCAAGCCTTCGCCCTTTATTGCTTTTTGGTCGCCATTTACCTGTCGGTGGGCGGGCTGCTGCAATTCAAATTGGGCCTGTTGGGGATCACGATCAACGAGGTCTTCATCCTGGCCCTGCCGGCGATTCTGTACGCCAAACTCAGCGGTCTCGCCCTGAAGAAGGTTTTCCCGATCCGGCGGCCTCAATTCCAGGAAGTCTTGCTGGTCCTCCTGGCCACCGCCCTCCTCATCATCCCCATCGCCCTCCTGGTCGAGCTGCAGACCAAGATTTGGCCGCTGCCGAGCAGCGTCGAGACTTTCTACGAGGAGCTGATGCGCCGCGAGACCTGGTGGGAGGGCGGCCTGAAGTTCCTGGTCCTGGCGGTGGTGCCGGCGATCTGCGAGGAGCTCTTCTTCCGGGGCTTGCTCCAGGGGATGATGGTGTCCTCTTTTGGCGTGTGGAAGGGCTTGCTCTTGACCGCGCTCTTCTTCGCCATCGCCCACGTCAATCCCTGGTACTTCCTCTACTATTTCTTGCTTGGGGCCTTCCTGGGCGGCATCCGTCATTGGCGTAACAACCTCGCGCTCTGCATGATCGCCCACCTGGGGAACAACCTTTACAGTCTTTACGGTTAG
- the lipA gene encoding lipoyl synthase, producing the protein MTEIRVMKPPWLKSKIPSGKNYFQLKAMLKELKLNTVCEEAHCPNIADCWERQTATVMIMGDTCTRSCGFCAVKTGKPLALDQQEPEHVAEAISRLGLKHVVITSVDRDDLADGGAAHFAETIRQVKARCPATQVEVLIPDFRGKGEALTWVFAARPHILNHNLETVRSLQKTVRPQADYERSLEVLRLAAEHGLIAKSGLMLGLGESDEELAEAISDLHRHGRVKILTLGQYLRPTPDHLEVKRYVSPAEFEEWARYAEGLGIEHVASGPLVRSSYHADEAAAQFG; encoded by the coding sequence TTGACTGAAATTCGCGTCATGAAACCGCCCTGGCTCAAATCCAAGATTCCCTCCGGCAAGAACTACTTCCAGCTCAAGGCCATGCTGAAGGAGCTGAAGCTCAACACGGTCTGCGAGGAAGCCCACTGCCCCAACATCGCCGACTGCTGGGAGCGCCAGACCGCGACGGTCATGATCATGGGCGACACCTGCACCCGGAGCTGCGGCTTCTGCGCGGTCAAGACCGGCAAGCCGCTGGCCTTGGACCAACAGGAGCCCGAGCACGTCGCCGAGGCGATCTCGCGCTTGGGCTTGAAGCACGTCGTCATCACCTCGGTCGACCGCGACGACCTGGCCGACGGCGGCGCCGCCCACTTCGCCGAGACGATTCGGCAGGTCAAGGCGCGCTGTCCCGCGACTCAAGTCGAAGTCTTGATCCCCGATTTCCGCGGCAAAGGCGAGGCCCTCACTTGGGTCTTCGCGGCCCGGCCTCACATCCTCAATCACAATTTGGAAACGGTTCGCTCGCTGCAGAAGACGGTGCGGCCCCAAGCCGACTACGAGCGCTCGCTCGAAGTCCTGCGCCTGGCCGCCGAGCACGGCTTGATCGCGAAGAGCGGCTTGATGCTGGGCTTGGGTGAAAGCGACGAGGAATTGGCCGAAGCCATCTCCGACCTCCATCGCCACGGCCGAGTGAAGATCCTGACCCTGGGCCAATACCTGCGACCGACACCCGATCACCTCGAAGTGAAGCGCTATGTCAGTCCGGCCGAGTTCGAGGAGTGGGCCCGCTACGCCGAAGGCCTGGGCATCGAGCACGTCGCCAGCGGGCCCTTGGTCCGCAGCTCCTACCATGCCGACGAAGCCGCGGCCCAGTTTGGCTAA
- a CDS encoding LD-carboxypeptidase: protein MGPPPSRPLKPEPLQPGDTIGVVAPASCFDAEAFQRGVQKLEGLGFNVRYREDIFSKQRYLAGSDPRRFGELKEFLLAPDVKAIFAARGGYGSMRLLPQLEKLSPPQPKILMGYSDITSLLNFAWQRWGWVTFHGPVVAKDIGDRLAECGERSLLQALTDPKPLGEFKQEGLVGLQPGQARGRLVGGCLSLVVCSLGTPYQIETEGCVLYLEDIGEKLYSLDRMLTHLRQAGILHKAKAIVFGPLKDAHDEPVVVMNLLIDLLGDLKIPILFGFPSGHREDCWTIPLGIEVSVDADRSALTFEEGALAGG, encoded by the coding sequence ATGGGTCCCCCGCCAAGCCGTCCCCTCAAGCCCGAGCCGCTGCAGCCCGGCGACACCATCGGCGTCGTCGCCCCGGCCAGCTGCTTCGATGCCGAGGCTTTCCAACGTGGCGTCCAAAAGCTGGAGGGGCTGGGCTTCAATGTTCGTTACCGCGAGGACATCTTTTCCAAACAGCGTTACTTGGCCGGCTCCGATCCCCGGCGCTTCGGCGAGCTGAAGGAATTCCTCCTCGCTCCCGACGTCAAGGCGATCTTCGCGGCTCGCGGCGGCTACGGCTCGATGCGGCTTTTGCCCCAGCTCGAAAAATTGAGTCCGCCCCAGCCCAAGATCCTGATGGGCTATTCCGACATCACCTCTTTGCTCAACTTCGCTTGGCAGCGTTGGGGCTGGGTGACCTTCCACGGGCCGGTGGTGGCCAAGGACATCGGCGACCGCTTGGCCGAATGCGGCGAGCGCTCGCTGCTCCAAGCCCTCACCGATCCCAAGCCGCTCGGCGAGTTCAAGCAGGAGGGCCTGGTCGGCCTCCAGCCGGGCCAGGCTCGGGGCCGTTTGGTCGGCGGCTGCCTCTCGCTGGTGGTCTGTTCGCTGGGCACGCCTTACCAAATCGAAACCGAGGGCTGCGTTCTCTACCTCGAAGATATCGGCGAGAAGCTCTACTCGCTCGACCGGATGTTGACCCATTTGCGCCAGGCCGGCATTCTCCATAAAGCCAAGGCCATCGTCTTCGGCCCGCTGAAGGACGCCCACGACGAGCCGGTGGTGGTGATGAACTTGCTCATCGACCTGCTCGGCGACCTGAAGATCCCGATCCTCTTCGGCTTTCCCTCGGGCCACCGCGAGGATTGCTGGACCATTCCGCTGGGCATCGAGGTGAGCGTCGACGCCGACCGCTCGGCGCTGACTTTCGAAGAAGGAGCGCTAGCCGGTGGATAA
- a CDS encoding serine hydrolase domain-containing protein — protein MDKVAAAFAEAIRAKVFSGAQLLYGRGEAIHYQGAFGQVSQDPDSRTINDNSLFDLASLTKPLATAALFMLAEQEGRIDLQSPARDWLPNFQRAEALSLKQLLAHDSGLPAWLPLYEEVRQKNWDYERTRDFYIERIAATPLEAEPGTKRIYSDLGFILLGFVLEKVFSRRLEPLFQERIAGPLGLSQTLFHPLNHIDRIVPQDIAATEICPWRGRLILGEVHDDNAHVLGGAAGHAGLFGSAREVGRFAREILAAAEGRSKIFQAATLDRFLGPKVQPKLGWDTVSPSGSQAGAGFNVDRSVGHLAFTGCSLWIDFSDRKYIVLLSNRVHPRRDNEAIKEFRPKIHDLLLNAS, from the coding sequence GTGGATAAGGTGGCGGCGGCTTTCGCCGAGGCGATTCGGGCCAAGGTCTTCAGCGGAGCCCAGCTTCTCTATGGGCGGGGCGAGGCGATTCACTACCAAGGCGCCTTCGGCCAAGTCAGTCAAGATCCGGACAGCCGGACGATCAATGACAACAGCCTCTTCGATCTCGCCTCCTTGACCAAGCCGCTGGCGACCGCCGCGCTCTTCATGTTGGCCGAGCAAGAGGGTCGGATCGATTTGCAATCCCCGGCCCGGGACTGGCTGCCGAATTTTCAACGAGCCGAAGCTCTCAGCTTGAAGCAATTGTTGGCTCACGACTCCGGCCTGCCGGCTTGGCTGCCGCTCTATGAGGAAGTTCGCCAGAAGAATTGGGACTACGAGCGGACCCGCGATTTCTACATCGAGCGGATCGCCGCGACGCCGCTCGAGGCTGAGCCGGGAACCAAGCGGATCTACAGCGACTTGGGCTTCATCCTGCTCGGCTTCGTCCTGGAGAAGGTTTTTTCCCGCCGCTTGGAGCCGCTCTTCCAGGAAAGGATTGCCGGCCCCTTGGGCCTGAGTCAGACGCTCTTCCACCCGCTGAACCACATCGACCGGATCGTGCCTCAGGACATCGCGGCGACCGAGATTTGCCCTTGGCGCGGCCGTCTGATCTTGGGCGAGGTCCACGACGACAACGCCCACGTCCTCGGCGGGGCGGCGGGCCATGCCGGTCTCTTCGGCAGCGCCCGCGAAGTCGGCCGTTTCGCCCGGGAGATCTTGGCGGCGGCGGAGGGTCGGAGCAAAATCTTTCAGGCCGCGACCCTCGACCGCTTTCTGGGCCCCAAGGTCCAGCCCAAGCTTGGCTGGGACACGGTCAGTCCCTCGGGCAGCCAGGCCGGCGCTGGATTCAACGTCGACCGCTCGGTCGGCCACCTCGCCTTCACCGGCTGCAGCCTCTGGATCGACTTTTCGGATCGGAAATACATCGTCCTCCTGAGCAACCGGGTCCATCCCCGCCGCGACAATGAGGCGATCAAAGAATTCCGGCCCAAGATCCACGATCTGTTGCTAAACGCCTCTTGA
- the mpl gene encoding UDP-N-acetylmuramate:L-alanyl-gamma-D-glutamyl-meso-diaminopimelate ligase, translating to MKIHLIGICGTGMASLAGMLQSSGHQVQGSDQNVYPPMSTTLEQAGIPVFTPYDAKNLDPAPDLVIVGNAISRGNPEAEEVLAKNLPHISMPQALAKFFLPGKTPLVVAGTHGKTTTSSLLAWVLESAGRDPSYFIGGLPKNFGSNFKLGQGEYFILEGDEYDTAFFDKGPKFLHYQPRHVLLTSIEFDHADIYRDLEHVKSAFRKLLEIIPKNGSLTANLDFPAVVELSEDFAGSRLTYATQEPWQGKVDYFGELLKTGEETEFCVVTREKGRDCCHHQVNWKIPGAHNVSNALGVVALCFKLGLKWDQIQRGLTTFQGVKRRQDLLGEIDGVAVIDDFAHHPTAVKETIGAVKRAYPGRRLWAVFEPRSNSSKRDVFQEDYPPAFAEADQVVLADVFMPEKVKEGKVLDVAKIVAEINRGAAKARHLSGVESIVALLAEESKAGDVLLLMSNGGFGGIHQKILTALKNKGTAGKAIA from the coding sequence ATGAAGATCCACCTCATCGGCATCTGCGGCACCGGCATGGCCTCCCTGGCCGGCATGCTCCAGAGCTCCGGCCACCAAGTCCAAGGCAGCGACCAAAACGTCTACCCGCCGATGAGCACCACGCTGGAGCAAGCCGGCATCCCGGTCTTCACGCCCTACGACGCCAAGAATCTCGATCCGGCGCCCGACCTGGTCATCGTCGGCAACGCCATCTCCCGCGGCAATCCCGAAGCTGAGGAGGTCTTGGCCAAGAACCTCCCGCACATCTCGATGCCCCAAGCCCTGGCCAAATTCTTCCTCCCCGGCAAGACGCCGCTGGTCGTCGCCGGCACTCATGGCAAGACCACCACCAGCTCGCTCTTGGCCTGGGTCCTCGAATCGGCCGGCCGCGACCCCAGCTATTTCATCGGTGGGCTGCCCAAGAATTTCGGCTCCAACTTCAAGCTTGGCCAAGGCGAGTACTTCATCCTCGAGGGCGACGAGTACGACACGGCTTTCTTCGACAAGGGCCCCAAATTTCTCCACTACCAGCCGCGCCATGTCCTGCTCACCAGCATCGAATTCGACCACGCCGACATCTACCGCGACTTGGAGCACGTGAAGTCGGCCTTCCGTAAATTGCTCGAGATCATTCCCAAGAACGGCTCGCTCACCGCCAACCTCGATTTTCCCGCGGTGGTCGAGCTGAGCGAGGACTTCGCCGGCTCGCGCCTGACCTATGCCACCCAAGAGCCATGGCAGGGCAAGGTCGATTATTTCGGCGAGCTGCTCAAGACCGGCGAGGAGACCGAGTTCTGCGTGGTGACTCGGGAGAAGGGCCGCGATTGCTGCCATCATCAGGTGAATTGGAAGATCCCGGGCGCCCACAACGTTAGCAACGCCCTCGGCGTGGTCGCGCTCTGCTTCAAGCTCGGCCTGAAGTGGGACCAGATCCAGCGCGGCCTGACGACCTTCCAAGGGGTGAAGCGGCGCCAGGACCTGCTCGGCGAGATCGACGGCGTCGCGGTGATCGACGACTTCGCCCATCATCCGACGGCGGTGAAGGAAACCATCGGCGCGGTCAAAAGGGCTTATCCGGGCCGCCGGCTCTGGGCGGTCTTCGAGCCGCGGAGCAACTCGAGCAAGCGCGACGTTTTCCAAGAGGACTACCCGCCGGCCTTCGCCGAGGCCGACCAAGTCGTCCTGGCCGACGTCTTCATGCCCGAGAAGGTCAAGGAGGGCAAAGTTCTCGACGTCGCGAAGATCGTCGCCGAGATCAACCGTGGCGCGGCCAAGGCCCGCCACCTTTCGGGGGTCGAGTCCATCGTGGCTCTCCTGGCCGAAGAGAGCAAAGCCGGCGACGTCCTCTTATTGATGAGCAATGGCGGCTTCGGCGGAATTCACCAGAAGATCCTGACAGCATTGAAGAATAAAGGAACCGCCGGGAAGGCTATTGCGTAA
- a CDS encoding DHHA1 domain-containing protein, with amino-acid sequence MTSPPVLCFYHANCTDGAASAAVIRRKYPQAELWPMNHGDPVTAELKGKKVFIVDFSFPPELLQKMKAEAAEVLWYDHHKTALPIRDAIGWGEIDLGESGASLTWKKEYPGQALPRILAYVKDKDLWEWKLAGSRAVSMDLRNTPEILDPTSPKWKELIDALDEAGLARMVERGEYALKAQRLTVEAGLKNGFELDFHGHRAFAVNWSLEASDIGEVIYKERGYAVAILFYYTGKIWNFSLRSATVDVSELAKKYGGGGHPGAAGFRQENIDWLIRR; translated from the coding sequence ATGACCAGTCCCCCGGTTCTGTGCTTCTACCACGCCAATTGCACCGACGGCGCCGCCTCGGCCGCGGTGATCCGCCGCAAATACCCGCAGGCCGAGCTTTGGCCGATGAACCACGGCGACCCGGTCACGGCCGAGCTCAAGGGCAAGAAGGTCTTCATCGTCGATTTCAGCTTCCCGCCCGAGCTTCTCCAGAAGATGAAGGCCGAGGCCGCCGAGGTTCTCTGGTACGACCACCACAAGACCGCCCTGCCGATCCGCGACGCCATCGGCTGGGGCGAGATCGACTTGGGCGAATCGGGCGCCTCGCTGACCTGGAAGAAAGAATATCCCGGCCAAGCCCTGCCCCGCATCCTGGCCTACGTGAAGGACAAGGATCTCTGGGAATGGAAGCTGGCCGGTTCGCGGGCGGTCAGCATGGACCTGCGCAACACCCCCGAAATCCTCGATCCGACCAGCCCGAAGTGGAAGGAATTGATCGATGCTTTGGACGAGGCCGGCCTGGCCCGGATGGTCGAGCGCGGCGAATACGCGCTCAAGGCCCAGCGCCTCACCGTCGAGGCCGGCTTGAAGAACGGTTTCGAGCTCGACTTCCACGGCCATCGGGCCTTCGCGGTCAATTGGAGCTTGGAGGCCAGCGACATCGGCGAGGTGATCTACAAGGAGAGGGGCTACGCGGTGGCGATTCTCTTCTACTACACCGGCAAGATCTGGAACTTCAGCCTCCGCTCGGCCACCGTCGACGTCAGCGAGCTGGCGAAGAAATACGGCGGCGGCGGCCATCCCGGAGCCGCGGGGTTTAGGCAGGAGAATATCGATTGGTTGATTAGGAGGTGA
- a CDS encoding carbon-nitrogen hydrolase, whose translation MTQRLPEVTLGLVQMSNVEDPRKNVEKAIEKIREAARGGAQIICLQELFPSRYFCQVNDDKYFRLAEAVPGPTSELLSQVACDWGVVVVASLFEKAGEEFYNTACVLDADGTFLGKYRKVHIPDDPRNYYSELYYFKPGNMGFKPFQTRFAKIGVQVCWDQWFPEGARSLALQGADILFYPTAIGWQTKGQEELGKAEYEAWTTVQRGHAISNTVFVAAVNRIGVEDHLNFWGGSFVADPLGRVIKKASHDKEETMIVKLDLRAIDEVRRDWPFLTCRRQEEYSL comes from the coding sequence ATGACTCAGCGTCTGCCCGAAGTGACATTAGGATTGGTCCAGATGAGCAATGTCGAGGACCCGCGGAAGAACGTCGAAAAGGCGATCGAGAAGATCCGCGAGGCGGCCCGCGGCGGCGCCCAGATCATCTGCCTCCAAGAGCTCTTTCCCTCGCGCTATTTCTGCCAGGTCAACGACGACAAGTATTTCCGACTGGCCGAAGCGGTGCCGGGGCCGACCTCGGAGCTGCTCTCCCAAGTCGCCTGCGACTGGGGCGTGGTGGTGGTGGCCTCGCTCTTCGAGAAGGCCGGCGAGGAATTCTACAACACCGCCTGCGTCCTCGACGCCGACGGCACCTTCCTCGGCAAGTACCGCAAGGTCCATATCCCCGATGACCCGCGGAACTATTATTCCGAGCTGTATTACTTCAAGCCCGGCAACATGGGCTTCAAGCCCTTTCAGACCCGTTTCGCCAAGATCGGTGTCCAGGTCTGCTGGGACCAATGGTTTCCCGAAGGCGCCCGCTCGCTGGCGCTGCAAGGCGCCGACATCCTCTTCTATCCCACCGCCATCGGTTGGCAGACGAAGGGCCAGGAGGAGCTGGGCAAGGCCGAGTACGAAGCCTGGACCACGGTGCAGCGGGGTCACGCCATCTCCAACACTGTCTTCGTCGCGGCGGTGAATCGCATCGGCGTCGAAGACCATCTCAATTTCTGGGGCGGTTCCTTCGTGGCCGATCCGCTGGGCCGGGTCATCAAAAAGGCCTCGCATGACAAGGAAGAGACGATGATCGTCAAGCTCGACCTCCGGGCCATCGACGAGGTCCGCCGCGACTGGCCCTTCCTGACTTGCCGCCGCCAAGAGGAGTACAGCCTCTAG